Below is a window of Mucilaginibacter sp. PAMC 26640 DNA.
GCAGCTGATGCGTATGGCGAAGTGATCCACTTATAAGATAATAAAGAATTAAAAATAAAGCCGTATCTGTTCAATGCAGATACGGCTTTATTTTTACAGGGAGATTTTAATTGAAAAACAAAGCCGCCTTTACCATGGGTAAAAGCGGCTTTCACGTGTTGCTATTGCTAATTATTTTGAATATTCTTTATCAAGAAATAAATAACGATTTCTTAGCTGGCTATTTTCTTTTTCTAACTGGGTTTTAACGGTTATATTGATGAACGAGACCGGGCTGCCTTTAGTGTTTGCAGTCCACTTTGGCACTCCTGTACCATTAGGATTTCCTGTCTTGACAAAATTAGCGAAATAAGTTTCCATTGTGTTGGATACGCTGTAATCCGCAGGCTTCCAGGCATACACTTCATTGGTTGCCAAATTACCCATAGCATACTCTATTTCTGATGCATGTGCCGCACCAACGTAGGGCTCGGTTGTTTTAACAACTGGCTTAGCCGGATCGGCCTTGGTTACACCACCTGCCAGCCCGGCTGTAGCGCCAGCCATTTTAACAGTCATTGGTGGCCTTGGGTGCGAAAACAAATATCGGTAAACTGGTCTGCCGCTGGTTTCTGCATGCAGGTCTGCCCATTTCCAGGTACTGTAGGAAATAAAGCGATCACTGGCCAGCTCTGTTGCAGATTTAATTACTTCTTTTTCATCCGCTCCGGGGTAAAGCTTCAAAACCTCTTCCGCCCTGTCGCCATAAAACGACTTTAATTGCGCCAGGTAGTTTTCCGGTGATGGTGCCTTGCCATACATCACCGCCTGAAATGGGATCTCGGCATTGTTCCAGCCAACAAGTAACGGCACTTTAGCCTGCTCACCGGCGGCAAACGAATCTGACGGTTTTTTTGTCAAAAAGTAGCCATCTACCGTACCTGACGATAATGGCGGCATGCCGGGCTTTGATGCATCCTCCAGCAAGTCGGCTGCAGGTAATGCTCGCAGGGCAGCTAAGGATGTGGCACCTGTTTTATCGCCAAATTTCACTCCATTGGCTTCCGCATCCGCCAGCGGGATAGCTGCTAAGGTAGGTTTTATCATCGCGCCACTTTCTCCGATGGCACCTGCAATCAGATCCTTCGATAAAGGTGATACCATCTGCGCAGATACCGCAATGGAGCCTGCCGACTCCCCTGCTATCGTAACCCGTTTAGGGTCGCCTCCAAATTTCGCTATGTTAGCTTGCACCCAACGCAATGCAGCATTCTGATCCAATAAACCGTAGTTGCCTGATGAGTGATGCGGTGATTCTTTACTCAACTCGGGATGCGCCATAAAGCCAAACGCCCCGAGGCGATAATTTACGGTTAGCGCGATTATCCCTCTTTTTGCCATACTCTCGCCATCGTACCGGGCTTCTGAACCATCACCGGCAACAAAGCCTCCGCCATAAAAATATACCAGCACCGGTAGTTTGGTTG
It encodes the following:
- a CDS encoding carboxylesterase; protein product: MKKITFVLIAQLTCTIAFAQKSTQIKIVNGVLEGVTEKSGVISYKGIPFAQPPIGELRWKDPQPVNNWGGVRKCDAFGYNPMQKKVFGDMGFRSPGMSEDCLYLNVWKPANSSATKLPVLVYFYGGGFVAGDGSEARYDGESMAKRGIIALTVNYRLGAFGFMAHPELSKESPHHSSGNYGLLDQNAALRWVQANIAKFGGDPKRVTIAGESAGSIAVSAQMVSPLSKDLIAGAIGESGAMIKPTLAAIPLADAEANGVKFGDKTGATSLAALRALPAADLLEDASKPGMPPLSSGTVDGYFLTKKPSDSFAAGEQAKVPLLVGWNNAEIPFQAVMYGKAPSPENYLAQLKSFYGDRAEEVLKLYPGADEKEVIKSATELASDRFISYSTWKWADLHAETSGRPVYRYLFSHPRPPMTVKMAGATAGLAGGVTKADPAKPVVKTTEPYVGAAHASEIEYAMGNLATNEVYAWKPADYSVSNTMETYFANFVKTGNPNGTGVPKWTANTKGSPVSFINITVKTQLEKENSQLRNRYLFLDKEYSK